Genomic window (Ostrea edulis chromosome 9, xbOstEdul1.1, whole genome shotgun sequence):
CGGTTGATTTTCTTCTTTGTCCAATGTAAGGAAAAGCGGGATCATGTTTGAATTAACAGTCTACAGGTCTATATCAACTTcttggtttttttcttttcactaGTAATCCAGTTATGAATGgtgttctttatttttttccagGACAATCTGCTCAGAACTTCATATTTCTTTATCACTTTTTCACAGTCTTCACACCGAAGTTCCTTTCTCAAAGCGATATTGGTTTTGAACAGCGACTTCAGGAGCTGACTCTGTTCTTCACTGAGTTTTTGTACACATTCTGAAAAAATCCATAACAGTTGCCTATTATGTTCCATGATGACCAGCAACAAGCATCTAAGAAATATAATTAATTGTAAAATATGTAAGCGCTCTGCTTAGTAACCTTGACCATGATCAAAGTGACTTGGATCTTGCACATGACACATCATCTGTCAATGGTTATTCCTTGTCATGTGTTCTTAAAATCCTTTCGTAAACGTTTAAGATACGAAGCAACATGACTGCTATTGTCTGTATGTACAAATGATAAACAATTACCAAAGTTTGAACACTGACCTTGCATGACACACCTGTCAATGGTTACTCCttgtgtcatttttttttaaaaaatatctttccATTAATTATTAGGTTATCGAGCCGATACAACTACTACTATATGTATAACCATCAGTATGTGGAAAACATGACAAATTTCAATGAAGACCTTATGAAATATGACTATGGAATGCTATTTtggttttaaaacaaaaccCACTTACTGGGTTGGCGTGATGAGGTCACAGTTGTACTGGGTTGGCGTGATGAGGTCACAGTTGCACTGGGTTTAGCCACTGTCAGATTGTCCATGTCAGATGATTCAGGATCTGAaagatgttaattttaaaaaatggttttTACATGAACAATATTAGAATAAAAAGGCCTTATAGAGtaaagtgaccttgacttttgagaTCATCATGAGGCAAGGTCATGGTAACATTATTTCATTGTGGTGAACAAAACTttaaactctttaaaaaaaatccgacCTATTTAAATAACAATGTTATTGCTCAGACTTTAAAATGGGACAGATGAACAGACATATGGACAACTGTATTGCTCCCCCGAATGGAATTATTCATTTAAGCATAAAAACTAAAGAGCTAACGACTGCATATATTGTTTATCGAGTACATAATAAAGCCTAAAGAAGACAAAGTATGAAAATAGTTTTATTGGCctaaacattattttatttccatAAATGTTTccagtaaaaaaaaacttactctGAATGCCTTGTACTTCATCCTCTTGGTCCTCTTGATTATCATTCTCGTCCATTTCTTCCTCACTGCTTAACTCGGCAGCTGTAGAAGAATTTATGGTTATAAAATGGTGCCACAGAATATATTGTTGTAATTTGGTTTGTAATCATTGAAATTCACAGGTGAAAAACTGTTTAAGATATTGCAGCACAAATAAACCCCAACCGCGATTCACAAGCAGTActacaaaataatacacaaaatTTATAATTCCTTGGTTCAAACCAATTTTAAGGAGCAATTTGGACAAAGGTTTGGACGAACAGGTGGAAGGATGATGTGATATTAAGGCTTCTGCATGATACTCATGGGGCCCTAACCAGAACTTTACCTTGTCATGGACATTGTTAAAaggccaaagaaaattttgttttaaagcaTATCATTGCAAATGTTACTTACTCTCGTCCAAAGGAATTTCCTCTAGAGACTTTCCGCTGTATTGTCCAATTGATCCATTATTCAAAGCTGTCAGTAGGCGTCCCATTTTAGCGACCTGTAGAGTTTCCTGAGGAAGCCGATAAAAAGATCGGTGAACGGTTATGTCATGGCCCATAAAGGTTGCCATAATTTCCAGATCATTCTTGTTCAAACTTAAAACCTGTGCAACTGTGGCTACATGTTTTCGAAGTCTCGTGCTTGTAATCATTTCTGGATTGGTCAAACCTGCTGCCTTTGAAAAAGTCCTCAAGACATCAGCACTCCTCAGTGCTTCTAAAGAACCATAGTTAGGCCTAggaaatacatatttattttctttggcAACACCTGCTGTATCTCTCCATCTCAAAAGAAGTTCAATGCACCTCTTAGCCTTTTGTGTCAGTAGAACTGGAACAGTGCGCCCCCTTTTACCCCTGATTTCCACTCTTGACAATGTGTCCAGAAGGATTCTTTCAGTTGCACTTAGAGCTTCCATAACTTCTTGCGGACAATCTTTGTTCTGTGTTCTTAAACAGTAAGCACCTACCAGCAATCTCTGAGTTTCTCCACCGCGCCTACGATTAAACAGTACAAGCTGGGCCAAAGTCATCTGATTGAGCAATTCCCATTCAGCCCTGTCAAAACGGTTATGAAGCGTTTCCAGTAGGGACTCTGTTTTTTGGTCTAGGAATTTGTTGAGTCGTATGATGTCTTCCGATAATGGCAACAAGTAGCCTTTGTTCATCTTGTTTCTTGTCAATGTTTGCAAAGCAGAACTTGAAATTTCATCAGTCCATTCGTTCTCGCAGAGTGTCAAGAAATTGTCTGCTCTGCTTCCTCCCTCAACATCGCCATTGATCAGGGCTTCTGATTTTGCCACTTTTGCACATTTTTTCAGCAGGTGTCCTAACTTGAGAGCTAAAGAAGGATTTTTGTAAGTATTTGTCACTTCATTGAACTCGCACAAAACCTTGGTGGACTTAACTGCCAATGGAAACTTCTCAGGGTCAATAATGTCATTTAAACAATTGATGCTTAAATCTTGGGTTTTTGCGCATATCAAAAACCGCCCAAGTTCCCTCATTTTTTGACTGATGTGGGAATAGAGATGTGTCAAATGTCCATGTTTTTGATACAGTTTTTCACCAACTTTCAGTATAATAGCATCATTACGTGCAGCGATGGTTACCTCATCCCTTACCATTTTGCCAAAAACCTTCTCCTTCAGTCCTGCATGTATGGAGTTAGAAGCAGGCAAGAGTAGGGCTGCATCTGCTTGGACTCTCCTGGACTTCTGCTTCCCTGTGCGTAATTTGCACACCTGCTTGTGCCTCCAAAGACCTTCCTTTAAGAAAAAACCCAAGCATTCATCACAAGGAAGATAATCCTCTGGCTTTGAGTCATTTGATTGTCTTGCAACAACAACAAGTTCACCACTTTCCTTTTTTAATACACTAACATTGTGTTTATAGTTTCCAGCATTTCGTAAGCGTGTTATTTCTGCAGTTCGATTCTTTGATCTCAGGGGCAAACgcattattttttgtacttcTGTTTCTGTTTTGTGTGATTTTAGGTAGTGCTTTCTGATGTTTGTCGAACTTTTCTCACAGAAAAGACAGTACTCCTTTTTATCCCACTTTCTGCCCTTTTCATTATTACTTTTCTGGATGGTAATCTTTGCCTTTTTATTTAAAGCACCATCTGTGGTTGAAGTAACCTCTTGATTTGATGTAATCTTTGCCTTTTTAGTTGAAGTACCATCTGTGGTTGTAGTTACCTCTTGATTTGATGTGTACACAGTTGTTTGTTTATTATATCGTCGTTTTACACCtgtacttgtttgttttttcaaagaGAATGCTGAATTTTCATTCAGAGGTATTACGTCAGATATATCGGATGAGTTGGACACACAGTCAGATTCTAAACTGAAGTCTGGGTCATCATCGTTGTCATCAAAGCTCTCTGTCTCACTGACATCTGTGACCTCTGGTTCTGAAAATCAACAAATACTTTTATTTATTCTGCACATACTTATTAGAAATGTCTTCATAAATACTTTAGTACAGACCCTGGAGTATGAAGTACTTATGAGTATTTTTGAATACTTTTTTTTACTTAATGATGagacacacaaaaaaatatcactcACAAGTCAAAACTGAACTAAGCACTTCCTTAAAGACCATGGTTGTACGGAATTAGTATGATTCAAAACTACAGCATTTAGTTATTGAGGTCAAAAAGTGTATGAAGCAATTCAAAGgtaaaaatatatcattgaaTGTACAGACATTCTGAGGTACaaggaacacacacacacacacacacacaatagaATGCTTTGTTTTAACTGAACACACAGACAGAGGTATTCTTGATCTATTGTAAAAGTAACAACAATATGACTCATGGAAATGGAGAACACCATGACCAACAACAAGAGCGCTTGGAGGCACAATACATGCCCGAAGGTGTAGTTGACCAGGACATAAGCTGAAAGGTTTCTatggaaataattttaaaatcctTCCATCAGTAATAAAGTTATAATCAGACACATAATTGATATAGGTGGGTGAATGCACCCTGGGTCCATTGAATGTttgagatgtacatgtatattgtatgcgACACACCGTCTCGATATACTGTATGTTtctatgaaataattttaaaatgcaaCTACCTGTAacaaagttatggcccggactaAAATTGATAATGGGGGCGTgaatgcacccccccccccccccccgaccatTTAATGTTTGATATACGGGCCTGAAAATTGTACGCAACACATCGCCTAGATGTACTGTATGTTACTgtgaaataatttaaaaatcgaACTACCAGAAGAAATTTATAGCCCGGACAAAACAATTgctaatgggggggggggggggggggggggggggggcaaatgcACCCTTCAGTCCGATTAATGTTTGGGACCTGGATATTGTATGCGACACATCGTCTCGAGGTAATGTATGTTACTGTGAAGTACTGCAAGTAAGAAAGTTAAGGCCCAGAAAAGAAATTGTCAACGGCCGGCTGGCTGTATGGACGGACGGAGAGACGATGgaggccataacataatacgacccttcgggcgtataaaaatgccTTGCCTAGTCTACAAAGCCCATTTGAATTATCATGGTCTAAGACCACATTTTTATAATAATCTGACGCACCTATAAAGCTTTTTCCTTTGGTCCTGGATTCAAAACTGAAATCTAGTTCATTATCGGTGTCATCGAAGCTCTCTATCTCACTGACATCTGTGACCTCTGGTTCTGAAATTAACAAACacttaatatttattttggaaGGATTTAGACCCACAGCATTTATTTATTGTGCTTTAATGCAATAAAAAGATATCACATTGACAGCAGAGACACGTTTTGTGATACATATGCTTATCAGAAATGACTTAGTAATTACTCTAGTACAGACCCTTCAGTATGTAGTACTCAAGAGCATTTTTGAGTACCGACATTTTAATAAATTAACCCCATTTGATTAGTAGTTAGACACACAAAAAATTGTCATTCACATGTCAAAACTGAATTTGTATGATTAAAACCTACAGCATTTAGCTATTGGGGTCAAAAAGTGTATAGAGCAATTCAAAGgtaaaaatatatcattgaaTGTACAAACATTGTGAGGTACAaggaacacacacacactagaATGCTTTTGTTTCCAACTTAACACATACAGACAGAGGTATCTATATATTCTTGTAAAGGTAACAACAATAcgaacaagagcaacgccagcgtggcataatacgcccgtacaGATTTCAGTGGGGTTCATATTTCAGCAGAGTTAGTACTGTCCTTTAAATGCTAATTCGGTCTGTATTCCGCCTACAacgttttcctactaagtgacactacgaccttgacctttgacctacgaccttgagaaacaataggcatcttcctctcatcatggtgatcaattGTAGCAAGTTGTATgattctggagcttacggttctgTCTGTATCCCGCCTACAACGTTTTCCTAATACGTgacactacgaccttgaccttagacctccgaccttgaaaaacaatagggaccttcctctcatcatggtgatcaattATACCAAGTTGTATGATCCTGGAGCATACGGTTCGTTCTGTATCCCGCCTACAACGTTTTCCTAATACGTgacactacgaccttgacctttgacctacgaccttgaaaaacaatagggatcttcCTCTTACCATGGTGATCAATTATACCAAGTTGTATGATCCTGGAGCATACGGTTCATTCTGTATCCCGCCTACAACGTTTTCTTAATACGTgacactacgaccttgacctttgacctacgaccttgaaaaacaatagggatcttcCTCTCACCATGGTGATCAATTATACCAAGTTGTATGATCTTGGAGCATACGGTTCGTTCTGTATCCCGCCTACAACGTTTTCTTAATACGTgacactacgaccttgacctttgacctacgaccttgaaaaacaatagggatcttcCTCTCACCATGGTGATCAATTATACCAAGTTGTATGATCCTGGAGCATACGGTTCGTTCTGTATCCCGCCTACAacgttttcctactaagtgacactacgaccttgacctttgacctacgaccttgaaaaacaatagggatcttcCTCTCACCATGGTGATCAATTATACCAAGTTGTATGATCCTGGAGCATACGGTTCGTTCTGTATCCCGCCTACAacgttttcctactaagtgacactacgaccttgacctttgacctacgaccttgaaaaacaatagggatcttcCTCTCACCATGGTGATCAATTATACCAAGTTGTATGATCCTGGAGCATACGGTTCGTTCTGTATCCCGCCTACAacgttttcctactaagtgacactacgaccttgacctttgacctacgaccttgaaaaacaatagggatcttcctctcatcatggtgatcaattATACCAAGTTGCATGATCCTGGAGCATACGGTTCGTTCTGTATCCCGCCTACAacgttttcctactaagtgacactacgaccttaacctttgacctacGACCTTGAAAAACATAAGGCagcttcctctcatcatggtgatcaactataccaagttgtaagatcctggcaCTTATGGTTCAGCCTACAAAgcccggacagacagacagacagacaggcggacagacggacagacagacagacggacgacgccataccataatacgtcccgtcaaagacgggcgtataaaaattaaaCACAGGGACCGGATAGCTCTACAAAGCTGTTCATCAGGTCGAATTGCTATCGTTTAGTAccttatttattataataatctGACCCACCTCTTAAGCTATTTTCATTGGTGCTGCTTTCAAAACCAGGAGAGCTTGAAGAGGAGGTTTTATCAGCAATACTGGATGGCTCATTTCTCACATCAATCCCAACGTCATCTgccaaaaaataaacattccatgttaatgtatttatatttcattcatttggtatttccattttttaaataaattatcattcaCAAGTAAAACTGAACTAACCACCTCCTCAAAGACCATGGTTGTACAGAGTTTGTGATTCAAACCTACAGCATTTGTTATTGAGTTTAAAAAGTGTATAAAGCAAATCAAGGGTAAAAATATATCACTGAATGTACAAACATTGTGAGGTAcaagaaacacacacacacactagaATGCTTTTGTTTTCAACTGAACACATACATACAGAGGTATCTATATATTCTTGTAAAGACAACAACAATATGAAACATAGGGCAGGGAAAGCTCAATGGTAAAGTGGCCGCTTCCAGACCAAGAGGTCCTGGGTTCTACAGCATTTTGTTATTGGGTTTAAAAAGTGTATAAAGCAATTCAAAGGTAAAAATCTATCATTGAATGTACAGACATTGTGAGGTACaaggaacacacacacacacactagaGTGCTTTTGTTTTCAACTGAACACATACAGACAGAGGTATCTATATACTCTTGTAAAGGTAACACCAAATGAAACAGGGTTGGGGAAGTTCAATGGTAAAGTGGCCGCTTCCAGACCAAGAGGTCCTAGGTTCAAAACCCACTCAGGACTAGTTTTTGAGCCCCTCAAAATGCCTGCTCAGTACTTGTTAGTTTGACCCAGGAAACGGACTCAAGAGCACTTGTGTGACCCAGGAAACGGACTCGAGAGCACTTGTATAAGTAAGTTATAAGCTTTCATCGTAATAGAGCttaaataaattgatataaattaaatatgaaacatGGAGGAAACAATGACCAGAACAGCTATGGTTAAGGACCTTATTTATTATAATGATCTGACCTACCTCTTAAGATATTTCCTTTGATGCTGCTTTCAAAATCAGGAGAGCTTGTAGAGGAGGCTTTATCAGCAATACTGGATGGCTCATTTCTCACATCAATCCCATCGTCATCTGCCAGAAAATAAACATCCATATTagtgtatttatatttcattcatttggtatttccaatttttttttttaaaccaaccAGTTTACAAAATTATCATTTACAAGTCAAATCTGAACTAACCACCTCCTCAAAGACCATGGTTGTACGGAATTTGTATCATTCAATCTACAGCATTTAGTTATTGGGGTCAAAAACTGTATACAGCAATTCAAAGgtaaaaatataacatagaATGTACAGACATTGTGAGGTACaaggaacacacacacacactagaATGCCTTTTTTTTTAACTGAACACATACATACAGAGGTATCTATATATTCTTGTAAAGACAACAACATGATACATAGGGCCGGGAAAGCTCAATGGTAAAGTGGCCGCTTCCAGACCAAGAGGTCCTGGGTTCTACAGCATTTTGTTATTGGgtttaaaaatttaaaggtAAAAATCTATCATTGAATGTACAGACATTGTGAGGTAACAAGGAACACAAACGCACACACTAGAATGCTGTTGTTTTCAACTGAACACATACAGACAGAGGTTGTAAGGTAACACCAAATGAAACAGGGCTGGGGAAGTTCAATGGTAAAGTGGCCACTGCCAGATCAAGAGGTCCTGGGTTCAAACCCCACTTCAGGCGATATTTGGTCTCCCAAAATGACCACTCAGTAATTGTTAGCTTGACCCAAAAAACAGACTCGAGAGAACTTGTATAAGTTATAAGCTTTCATCGCAATAGAGCTTAAATAAATtggtataaaataaatatgaaacatGGAGGAAACAATGACCAGAACAGCTATGGTTAAGGAccttatttattataataatctGACCCACCTCTTAAGCTATTTCCTTTAATGCTGCTTTCAAAATCAGGAGAGCTTGTAGAGGAGGCTTTATCAGCAATACTGGATGGCTCATTTCTCACATCAATCCCAACGTCATCTGccaaaaaataaacaatcccatgttaatgtatttatatttcattcatttggtatttccattttttaaataaattatcattcaCAAGTTAAAACTGAACTAACCACCTCCTCAAAGACCATGGTTGTACGGAATTTGTATGATTCAATCTACAGCATTTAGTTTATTGGGGTCAAAAACTGTATACAGCAATTCAAAGgtaaaaatataacatagaATGTACAGACATTGTGAGGTACaaggaacacacacacacactagaATGCTATTTTTTGAACTGAACACATACATACAGAGGTATCTATATATTCTTGTAAAGACAACAACATGAAATATAGGACCGCGAAAGCTCAATGGTAAAGTGGCCGCTTCCAGACCAAGAGGTCCTGGGTTCTACAGCATTTTGTTATTGGGTTTAAAAAGTGTATAAAGCAATTCAAAGGTAAAAATCTATCATAGAATGTACAGACATTGTGAGGTACaaggaacacacacacacacacacacacacacacacgaatGCTTTTGTTTTCAACTCAACACATACAGACAGAGGTATCTATATTCTCTTGTAAAGGTAACACCAAATGAAACAGGGTTGGGGAAGTTCAATGGCAAAGTGGCCGCTTCCAGACCAAGAGGTCCTAGGTTCAAAACCCACTAAGGACTAGTTTTTGAGCCTCTCAAAATGTCTGCTCAGTACTTGTTAGTTTCACCCAGGAAACGGACTCAAGAGCACTTGTATGACCCAGGAAACGGACTTGAGAGCACTTATATAAGTAAGTTATAAGCTTTCATCGTAATAGAGCTAAAATAAATTGgtataaattaaatatgaaacatGGAAGAAACAATGACCAGAACAGCTATGGTTAAGGACCTTATTTATTATAATGATCTGACCTACCTCTTAAGATATTTCCTTTGATGCTGCTTTCAAAATCAGGAGAGCTTGTAGAGGAGGCTTTATCAGCAATACTGGATGGCTCATTTCTCACATCAATCCCAACGTCATCTGccaaaaaataaacaatcccatgttaatgtatttatatttcattcatttggtatttccattttttaaataaattatcattcaCAAGTTAAAACTGAACTAACCACCTCCTCAAAGACCATGGTTGTACGGAATTTGTATGATTCAATCTACAGCATTTAGTTTATTGGGGTCAAAAACTGTATACAGCAATTCAAAGgtaaaaatataacatagaATGTACAGACATTGTGAGGTACaaggaacacacacacacacacacactagaATGCTATTTTTTGAACTGAACACATACATACAGAGGTATCTATATATTCTTGTAAAGACAACAACATGAAATATAGGACCGCGAAAGCTCAATGGTAAAGTGGCCGCTTCCAGACCAAGAGGTCCTGGGTTCTACAGCATTTTGTTATtggttttaaaaagtgtataaAGCAATTCAAAGGTAAAAATCTATCATTGAATGTACAGACATTGTGAGGTACaaggaacacacacacacacacactagaATGCTTTTGTTTTCAACTCAACACATACAGACAGAGGTATCTATATACTCTTGTAAAGGTAACACCAAATGAAACAGGGTTGGGGAAGTTCAATGGCAAAGTGGCCGCTTCCAGACCAAGAGGTCCTAGGTTCAAAACCCACTCAGGACTAGTTTTTGAGCCTCTCAAAATGTCTGCTCAGTACTTGTTAGTTTCACCCAGGAAACGGACTCAAGAGCACTTGTATGACCCAGGAAACGGACTTGAGAGCACTTATATAAGTAAGTTATAAGCTTTCATCGTAATAGAGCTAAAATAAATTGgtataaattaaatatgaaacatGGAAGAAACAATGACCAGAACAGCTATGGTTAAGGACCTTATTTATTATAATGATCTGACCTACCTCTTAAGATATTTCCTTTGATGCTGCTTTCAAAATCAGGAGAGCTTGTAGAGGAGGCTTTATCAGCAATACTGGATGGCTCATTTCTCACATCAATCCCATCGTCATCTGCCAGAAAATAAACATCCATgttaatgtatttatatttcattcatttggtatttccattttttaatttttttaaaccaaCCAGTTTATAAAATTATCATTCACAAGTCAAATCTGAACTAACCACCTCCTCAAAGACCATGGTTGTACGGAATTTGTATCATTCAATCTACAGCATTTAGTTATTGGGGTCAAAAACTGTATACAGCAATTCAAAGgtaaaaatataacatagaATGTACATACATTGTGAGGTACAAGGAACACAAACACACACTAGAATGCTATTTTTTGAACTGAACACATACATACAGAGGTATCTATATATTCTTGTAAAGACAACAACAACATGAAACATAGGGCCGGGAAAGTTCAATGGTAAAGTGGCCGCTTCCAGACCAAGAGGTCCTGGGTTCTACAGCAATTTGTTATTGGGTTTAAAAAGTGTATAAAGCAATTCAAAGGTAAAAATCTATCATTGAATGAACAGACATTGTGAGGTACAaggtacacacacacacactaaaaTGGTTCTGTCTTCAACTGAACACATACAGACAGAGGTATCTATATATACTCTTGTAAA
Coding sequences:
- the LOC125682800 gene encoding uncharacterized protein LOC125682800 isoform X4, whose translation is MVMNGYMVRQSDLLVLDDVGIDVRNEPSSIADKASSTSSPDFESSTEGNSLRDDVGIDVRNEPSSIADKASSTSSPDFESSTKGNILRDDMGIDVRNEPSSIADKASSTSSPDFESSIKGNSLRDEDGIDVRNEPSSIADKASFSSSPDFESSTKGNSLRDDDGIDVRNEPSSIADKASSTSSPDFESSIKGNILRDDVGIDVRNEPSSIADKASSTSSPDFESSIKGNILRDDVGIDVRNEPSSIADKASSTSSPDFESSIKGNSLRDDDGIDVRNEPSSIADKASSTSSPDFESSIKGNILRDDVGIDVRNEPSSIADKTSSSSSPGFESSTNENSLREPEVTDVSEIESFDDTDNELDFSFESRTKGKSFIEPEVTDVSETESFDDNDDDPDFSLESDCVSNSSDISDVIPLNENSAFSLKKQTSTGVKRRYNKQTTVYTSNQEVTTTTDGTSTKKAKITSNQEVTSTTDGALNKKAKITIQKSNNEKGRKWDKKEYCLFCEKSSTNIRKHYLKSHKTETEVQKIMRLPLRSKNRTAEITRLRNAGNYKHNVSVLKKESGELVVVARQSNDSKPEDYLPCDECLGFFLKEGLWRHKQVCKLRTGKQKSRRVQADAALLLPASNSIHAGLKEKVFGKMVRDEVTIAARNDAIILKVGEKLYQKHGHLTHLYSHISQKMRELGRFLICAKTQDLSINCLNDIIDPEKFPLAVKSTKVLCEFNEVTNTYKNPSLALKLGHLLKKCAKVAKSEALINGDVEGGSRADNFLTLCENEWTDEISSSALQTLTRNKMNKGYLLPLSEDIIRLNKFLDQKTESLLETLHNRFDRAEWELLNQMTLAQLVLFNRRRGGETQRLLVGAYCLRTQNKDCPQEVMEALSATERILLDTLSRVEIRGKRGRTVPVLLTQKAKRCIELLLRWRDTAGVAKENKYVFPRPNYGSLEALRSADVLRTFSKAAGLTNPEMITSTRLRKHVATVAQVLSLNKNDLEIMATFMGHDITVHRSFYRLPQETLQVAKMGRLLTALNNGSIGQYSGKSLEEIPLDETAELSSEEEMDENDNQEDQEDEVQGIQNPESSDMDNLTVAKPSATVTSSRQPSTTVTSSRQPKCVQKLSEEQSQLLKSLFKTNIALRKELRCEDCEKVIKKYEVLSRLSWKKIKNTIHNWITSEKKKTKKLI